One genomic region from Catenulispora sp. EB89 encodes:
- a CDS encoding MFS transporter, whose protein sequence is MALDRPGAVRTADAVGAVGAAPDVGGGARTLSVAGKRIRFWGTAYTFLVLLTGTNLPTPLYKGYEARFGFSPLTLTLIFTAYVAVLIPSLLVVGPAADAVGYRVMLLPALFVAAGGALVFALASGTGWLFAGRILQGVAIGAATGPLTATLTELEPNGDRRKAALISTVATAGGLGFGPLLAGFLAQYAPAPRVLPFAVEIALLVPAVVVVLSLPAHSARTRWRPRRPEIPAALRAEFATSGTACFAAFAVVGLFLTLIPTYVATLSGSKNLLLGGAAVALMLACSATAQVLGYGRSARGLEIAGLPLLAAGLVALAIAGSASSLALLIGATVVAGLGQGLTFLGGLTAINSAAPADRRADVLSSFFVILYLGVGVPVVGVGFVATRVGLLTAVQYFAWGAAVLCVAVLAALVRMARKVTVDLT, encoded by the coding sequence ATGGCGCTCGATCGTCCTGGTGCGGTGCGTACCGCCGATGCCGTTGGTGCCGTTGGTGCCGCGCCGGATGTCGGCGGCGGTGCCCGCACGCTGTCGGTGGCGGGCAAGCGGATCCGTTTCTGGGGAACGGCGTACACGTTCCTCGTCCTGCTCACCGGCACGAACCTGCCGACACCGCTCTACAAGGGCTACGAGGCGCGCTTCGGTTTCTCGCCGCTGACCCTGACGCTGATCTTCACCGCCTATGTCGCGGTCCTGATTCCCTCGCTCCTGGTGGTCGGGCCGGCGGCGGACGCCGTGGGCTACCGCGTCATGCTGCTGCCGGCGCTGTTCGTCGCGGCGGGCGGGGCGCTGGTGTTCGCGCTCGCGTCCGGTACCGGGTGGCTGTTCGCGGGGCGCATCTTGCAGGGCGTCGCGATCGGGGCGGCGACCGGGCCGCTGACCGCGACGTTGACAGAGCTCGAACCCAACGGCGACCGGCGGAAGGCCGCGTTGATATCGACCGTCGCGACGGCCGGCGGCCTCGGATTCGGGCCGCTGCTGGCGGGATTCCTCGCGCAGTACGCGCCGGCGCCGCGGGTGTTGCCGTTCGCGGTGGAGATCGCGTTGCTGGTGCCGGCCGTCGTGGTGGTCCTGTCGCTCCCCGCGCACAGCGCCCGGACGCGCTGGCGCCCGCGACGCCCGGAGATCCCGGCGGCGCTGCGTGCGGAGTTCGCGACGAGCGGGACGGCGTGCTTCGCGGCGTTCGCGGTGGTGGGCCTGTTCCTCACGCTGATCCCGACCTACGTCGCGACGCTGTCCGGCAGCAAGAACCTGCTCCTCGGCGGCGCGGCGGTGGCGCTGATGCTGGCCTGCTCGGCGACGGCGCAGGTGCTCGGCTACGGCCGTTCGGCGCGCGGGCTGGAGATCGCGGGGCTGCCGCTGCTGGCCGCGGGGCTGGTCGCGCTCGCGATCGCGGGAAGCGCGTCATCGCTGGCGCTGCTGATCGGCGCGACGGTGGTCGCCGGCCTCGGGCAGGGCCTGACCTTCCTCGGCGGGCTGACCGCGATCAACAGCGCGGCACCCGCGGACCGCCGGGCCGACGTGCTGTCGAGCTTCTTCGTGATCCTGTACCTGGGGGTCGGCGTACCGGTGGTGGGCGTCGGGTTCGTGGCGACGCGGGTGGGGCTGCTGACGGCGGTGCAGTACTTCGCATGGGGCGCCGCGGTGCTGTGCGTGGCGGTGTTGGCGGCGCTCGTGCGGATGGCGCGGAAGGTTACGGTTGATCTCACGTAA
- a CDS encoding nitronate monooxygenase, with protein MAGLLESDLPIVAAPMAGGPTTVTLAEAVLKTGAFPFLAGGYKTADALAAEMRQVREFGGAFGVNLFVPGPGAVDEAAFRAYAAEVAPEAARLGADVNPVPVLDDDDAWSDKLALLLAEPVSVVSLTFALPDARDIAALRRAGSRVLATVTTAAEARAARDAGVDGLVVQAPAAGGHSGTYDPLRALTSVSAPDLVREVLAAVELPVVAGGGVAGGEDVRALFQAGAEAVAVGTLLLRTTESGASQTHKDALANPAFTETTITHAFTGRPARGLRNAFIDRHEATAPHGYPAIHHLTRPLRQAAAKAGDPDRLHLWAGTGFRAAREGSAGEVIRGLAETL; from the coding sequence ATGGCCGGGCTGCTGGAGTCTGATCTGCCGATCGTGGCGGCGCCGATGGCGGGCGGTCCGACCACGGTCACGCTGGCCGAGGCGGTGCTCAAAACCGGGGCGTTCCCGTTCCTGGCCGGGGGCTACAAGACGGCCGACGCGCTGGCGGCAGAAATGCGGCAGGTCCGGGAGTTCGGCGGGGCGTTCGGTGTGAACCTGTTCGTGCCGGGCCCCGGGGCCGTCGACGAGGCCGCGTTCCGCGCCTACGCCGCCGAGGTGGCACCGGAGGCGGCGCGGCTCGGGGCCGACGTGAATCCCGTCCCGGTCCTCGACGACGATGACGCGTGGTCCGACAAGCTGGCGCTGTTGCTCGCCGAGCCGGTGTCGGTGGTGTCGCTGACGTTCGCGTTGCCGGACGCCCGGGACATCGCGGCGTTGCGCCGTGCCGGGAGCCGGGTGCTGGCGACGGTGACGACCGCGGCGGAGGCCCGGGCCGCCCGCGACGCGGGGGTCGACGGGCTCGTGGTCCAGGCGCCGGCGGCCGGTGGGCACAGCGGCACGTACGACCCGCTGCGCGCCCTGACCTCGGTGAGCGCGCCGGATCTGGTGCGCGAGGTCCTGGCGGCGGTGGAACTGCCGGTCGTGGCCGGCGGTGGCGTGGCCGGCGGCGAGGATGTACGTGCCCTGTTTCAGGCCGGCGCCGAGGCGGTCGCGGTCGGGACGCTGCTGCTGCGCACCACCGAGTCGGGGGCCTCGCAGACCCACAAGGACGCGCTCGCGAACCCGGCCTTCACCGAGACCACGATCACCCACGCCTTCACCGGACGCCCGGCACGCGGCCTGCGCAACGCCTTCATCGACCGCCACGAGGCCACGGCGCCCCACGGCTACCCGGCGATCCACCACCTGACCCGGCCGCTGCGTCAGGCTGCTGCGAAGGCCGGGGATCCGGACCGGCTGCACCTGTGGGCCGGCACCGGGTTCCGGGCCGCACGGGAAGGGTCGGCGGGTGAAGTGATTCGGGGGCTGGCCGAAACCTTGTAG
- a CDS encoding metal ABC transporter permease, protein MSMFSHPFMIYALLGGTGIAAACGAVGFFLVLRAQVFTGDALSHVAFTGALAALAFGVDLRIGLFAATIAVALLLGALGRRGRADDVVIGNVFAWILGLGVFFLTMYTTDRSGSGNGSATINVLFGSILGLSSSQAQTALWIGVGVVAVLLVIARPLLFATLDEAVAAARGVPVRVLGFLFLALVGAATAEATQAVGALLLLGLVAAPAGAALVLTDRPFRGLGLAIALAVGEMWAGLTLAYFVPRMPPSFSITAVATVVYAAAMIYRSLSRRRAVVPTAAAATTAATATTAATAAAAVVNA, encoded by the coding sequence ATGAGCATGTTCAGCCATCCCTTCATGATCTACGCGCTGCTCGGCGGCACCGGCATCGCGGCCGCCTGCGGCGCGGTCGGGTTCTTCCTCGTGCTGCGCGCGCAGGTCTTCACCGGCGACGCCCTGTCGCACGTCGCGTTCACCGGCGCCCTGGCTGCCCTGGCCTTCGGCGTCGACCTGCGGATCGGCCTGTTCGCCGCGACGATCGCCGTGGCCCTGCTGCTGGGCGCCCTGGGCCGCCGCGGCCGCGCCGACGACGTGGTGATCGGCAACGTCTTCGCCTGGATCCTCGGCCTCGGCGTCTTCTTCCTGACGATGTACACCACCGACCGCTCCGGTTCCGGCAACGGCTCGGCGACGATCAACGTGCTGTTCGGCTCGATCCTCGGGCTGTCGTCGAGCCAGGCGCAGACCGCGCTGTGGATCGGCGTCGGCGTGGTCGCGGTCCTGCTGGTCATCGCCCGCCCGCTGCTGTTCGCGACGCTGGACGAGGCCGTGGCCGCGGCCCGCGGCGTGCCTGTCAGGGTCCTGGGATTCCTGTTCCTGGCCCTGGTCGGCGCGGCCACCGCCGAGGCCACCCAGGCCGTCGGCGCGCTGCTGCTGCTCGGCCTGGTCGCGGCCCCGGCCGGCGCCGCGCTGGTGCTCACCGACCGGCCGTTCCGCGGGCTGGGCCTGGCGATCGCGCTGGCGGTGGGGGAGATGTGGGCCGGCCTGACGCTGGCCTACTTCGTCCCGCGCATGCCGCCGAGCTTCTCGATCACCGCGGTCGCCACCGTCGTCTACGCGGCGGCGATGATCTACCGCTCGCTGAGCCGCCGGCGTGCGGTCGTGCCCACGGCCGCCGCTGCGACGACCGCCGCCACTGCCACGACGGCCGCGACAGCTGCGGCCGCCGTCGTGAACGCCTAA